A section of the Neisseria dumasiana genome encodes:
- a CDS encoding group II truncated hemoglobin → MIQQTLYNLLGGEAGVQELTDRFYDLMDLEPQYTELREQHGETLDYARERLFQFLSGWLGGPPLYEQAHGHPRLRQRHFPFAVSMNTRNQWIACFAQALQELSVKPEWAKPLLLRLFVLADWMRNQNEPEYAPPMPPMAGNPEDRLAELVAVLKVFGVAGFFGAV, encoded by the coding sequence ATGATACAACAAACCCTCTACAACTTATTGGGCGGCGAAGCGGGCGTGCAGGAATTGACCGACCGCTTCTATGATTTGATGGACTTAGAGCCGCAATACACCGAACTGCGTGAACAGCACGGCGAAACGCTGGATTATGCCCGCGAACGTCTTTTTCAATTTTTAAGCGGCTGGCTCGGCGGCCCGCCGCTGTACGAACAGGCGCACGGCCATCCGCGCTTGCGCCAGCGGCATTTTCCTTTTGCCGTAAGCATGAACACGCGCAACCAATGGATCGCCTGTTTCGCCCAAGCCTTGCAGGAATTGTCGGTCAAACCCGAATGGGCAAAACCGCTGCTGCTGCGCCTGTTTGTGTTGGCCGACTGGATGCGCAATCAAAACGAACCGGAATACGCCCCGCCCATGCCGCCGATGGCGGGGAATCCTGAAGATAGGCTGGCGGAGTTGGTGGCGGTGTTGAAGGTATTTGGGGTAGCAGGGTTTTTTGGGGCCGTCTGA
- the mraY gene encoding phospho-N-acetylmuramoyl-pentapeptide-transferase: MFLWLAHFSDWISALNVFQYTTFRAVMAALTALAFSLLLGPWTIRKLTELKVGQAVRHDGPQTHLIKTGTPTMGGSLILTAITVSTLLWGNLGNIYIWILLLVLLATGALGFYDDWRKVVYKDPNGVSARFKMVWQSGVALAAGLLLFYVAQNSANNILIVPFFKQVALPLGVIGFVVLAYLTIVGTSNAVNLTDGLDGLAAFPVVLVAGGLAVFAYASGHSEFAAYLQQPYVAGANEVVIFCAAMCGACLGFLWFNAYPAQVFMGDVGALALGAALGTVAVIIRQEFVLVIMGGLFVVEAISVMLQVSWYKRTKKRIFLMAPIHHHYEQKGWKETQVVVRFWIITIVLVLIGLSTLKVR; the protein is encoded by the coding sequence ATGTTTCTATGGTTAGCCCATTTCAGCGACTGGATTTCCGCGCTGAACGTTTTTCAATACACCACATTCCGCGCCGTGATGGCGGCATTAACCGCATTGGCATTCTCGCTATTGCTCGGCCCGTGGACCATCCGCAAGCTCACCGAGTTGAAAGTCGGCCAAGCCGTGCGCCACGACGGGCCGCAAACCCACCTGATTAAAACCGGTACGCCTACGATGGGCGGCTCGTTGATTCTTACCGCGATTACCGTGTCCACACTGCTGTGGGGCAATCTCGGCAACATCTACATCTGGATTCTGCTGCTGGTGCTGCTGGCCACCGGCGCGCTGGGTTTTTACGACGACTGGCGTAAGGTGGTTTATAAAGACCCGAACGGCGTGTCGGCGCGGTTCAAAATGGTGTGGCAGTCGGGCGTGGCATTGGCCGCAGGTTTGCTGCTGTTTTATGTGGCGCAGAACTCGGCCAACAATATTCTGATTGTGCCCTTCTTCAAACAAGTCGCCTTACCGCTGGGCGTGATCGGCTTTGTGGTGTTGGCTTATCTCACCATCGTCGGCACGTCCAACGCCGTGAACCTTACCGACGGTTTGGACGGCTTGGCCGCTTTCCCCGTGGTTTTGGTGGCGGGCGGTTTGGCGGTTTTTGCCTACGCCAGCGGCCACTCCGAATTTGCCGCCTATTTGCAGCAGCCGTATGTGGCGGGCGCGAACGAAGTGGTGATTTTCTGCGCGGCCATGTGCGGCGCATGTTTGGGCTTTTTGTGGTTCAACGCCTACCCCGCGCAAGTGTTTATGGGCGACGTGGGCGCGCTGGCTTTGGGCGCGGCACTCGGCACCGTGGCGGTGATTATCCGCCAAGAGTTCGTGCTGGTGATTATGGGCGGCTTGTTTGTGGTGGAAGCCATTTCGGTGATGCTGCAAGTGAGCTGGTACAAACGCACGAAAAAACGCATTTTCCTGATGGCGCCGATTCACCACCATTACGAGCAAAAAGGCTGGAAAGAAACGCAGGTGGTGGTGCGCTTTTGGATCATTACCATCGTGTTGGTGCTGATCGGTTTGAGCACGCTGAAGGTGCGTTGA